A DNA window from Paenibacillus andongensis contains the following coding sequences:
- a CDS encoding ABC transporter substrate-binding protein yields MKTMKKGFMFSVSMVLILSMMAGCSTNNDNPNASPTGETASKAPATTTAPSKEKVKITYSMWGSEEEGSKTQEAANKFNASQNRIEVKVQAIPWENYMTKLNTQATAGQLPDTGILKEDGVIQWSSDGMLNDVSAMYSGSESKPLDSLAYKYQGKTVAYAAANEILLLYYNKDMFDKAKVPYPPSALDKAWTWDEFVATAKKLTVDKNGKHPDEAGFNAQSIVQYGASVENLAWQLEAWVLSNGGGFYSNDGTAVRIGEDASMEAIQKVADLYLKDHVAPLSVGQTDDGIQRTIIAGTVAMATNGAWNVGTSLNAAKDAGLKYGVAVLPYFKEKVTLNTGGANVVFSQTKHPKEAMEWLKWYTAEENNWGLISSGIWMPTLKKWYTDETLTHKWVDNKNFPPYNEYKSAVVDYAQSSAARPASWFYTNHTTDFNTLLGSTLGDVWTGKTTAKDAITKNLEALKAANKGKK; encoded by the coding sequence ATGAAAACAATGAAAAAAGGATTCATGTTTAGCGTATCTATGGTCTTGATCTTAAGCATGATGGCTGGATGCTCCACGAATAACGACAATCCAAACGCATCGCCAACGGGAGAAACAGCTTCAAAAGCACCTGCGACGACGACGGCTCCTTCCAAAGAAAAGGTTAAGATTACGTATTCGATGTGGGGAAGCGAGGAGGAAGGAAGTAAAACCCAAGAAGCGGCGAACAAATTTAATGCTTCCCAAAACAGAATTGAAGTAAAAGTGCAAGCGATTCCATGGGAAAACTACATGACGAAATTGAATACGCAGGCAACGGCAGGTCAATTGCCGGATACGGGGATATTGAAAGAGGATGGCGTCATCCAGTGGTCCTCCGATGGCATGCTGAATGATGTAAGTGCCATGTACAGTGGGAGTGAAAGCAAGCCACTTGATAGTCTAGCCTACAAATATCAAGGCAAGACCGTTGCCTATGCCGCTGCCAATGAAATCCTTCTCCTTTATTACAACAAAGACATGTTCGACAAAGCGAAGGTACCTTATCCTCCATCCGCACTGGATAAAGCATGGACATGGGACGAATTCGTAGCAACGGCCAAGAAGCTGACGGTCGACAAGAATGGCAAACATCCTGACGAAGCTGGCTTTAATGCGCAGAGTATCGTTCAGTATGGCGCATCCGTCGAAAATCTGGCATGGCAATTGGAAGCCTGGGTGCTTAGCAATGGCGGCGGTTTCTATTCCAATGACGGCACAGCGGTGAGAATCGGGGAAGACGCCAGTATGGAAGCGATTCAGAAAGTCGCGGATCTGTACTTGAAAGACCATGTTGCCCCGTTGTCCGTGGGACAGACCGATGATGGCATTCAGCGTACTATAATCGCAGGAACGGTTGCCATGGCTACGAACGGCGCGTGGAACGTAGGAACTAGCTTGAATGCAGCTAAGGATGCAGGACTGAAATATGGCGTAGCCGTATTACCTTACTTTAAGGAAAAGGTAACACTTAACACGGGCGGTGCCAATGTCGTATTCTCCCAGACAAAGCATCCAAAAGAAGCTATGGAATGGCTTAAATGGTACACAGCCGAAGAAAACAACTGGGGACTCATCTCATCGGGCATTTGGATGCCAACGCTGAAAAAGTGGTATACGGATGAAACGCTTACTCATAAATGGGTCGACAATAAGAACTTTCCTCCGTATAACGAATACAAGTCCGCTGTAGTCGATTATGCACAATCCTCAGCTGCGAGACCAGCTTCCTGGTTCTATACGAATCATACGACGGATTTTAACACCTTGCTGGGATCGACTCTGGGGGATGTTTGGACCGGAAAAACGACCGCCAAGGACGCCATTACCAAAAATCTCGAAGCTTTGAAAGCCGCCAATAAAGGCAAAAAATAA
- a CDS encoding carbohydrate ABC transporter permease: METFNKPQQRRSRFHSSEARVAYICLIPAILGLIFLTYLPLLGVLGISMTNWTGLKTPEFVGFSNYITLFTTDPYIKDSIIATLYFAFLSVAGSMIYSLFIAMLLNRKIPARGFFRAVFYVPFVLPAAAIYVGWSWLYEANFGFFNYLLSELGLNKVLFIADSNYVIPSLSMIAVWLSGNLIVIFLAGLQSVPSVYHEAAEMDGANGWNRFRHITLPCMTPIIFYNLLLSLIANLQVVTPALALTNGGPGNSSRFMTYLMYDQAFVNYKLGYACATTFIIFAILAAFTAVLFKTSKRWIFSEGDDDK; this comes from the coding sequence ATGGAAACCTTTAATAAACCTCAGCAGCGCCGTTCCCGCTTTCATTCAAGCGAGGCAAGAGTTGCTTATATATGCTTAATTCCAGCAATACTTGGACTGATCTTCCTTACCTATCTGCCTCTTCTCGGTGTGTTGGGAATTAGTATGACGAATTGGACAGGGCTAAAAACCCCTGAATTCGTCGGCTTCAGCAATTATATCACGCTATTTACCACCGATCCTTATATTAAAGATTCAATAATAGCGACGCTCTACTTCGCATTTTTATCCGTAGCAGGAAGCATGATTTATTCACTTTTCATCGCGATGCTGTTGAACCGTAAAATTCCAGCAAGAGGTTTTTTCAGAGCTGTTTTCTATGTGCCTTTCGTTTTGCCTGCTGCCGCTATATACGTAGGATGGTCCTGGCTTTACGAGGCGAATTTCGGTTTCTTTAACTATCTCCTCTCCGAACTTGGATTGAACAAAGTTCTCTTTATCGCAGATTCTAATTACGTAATCCCATCTCTTTCAATGATTGCAGTCTGGCTGTCGGGGAACTTAATCGTTATTTTTTTGGCTGGGCTTCAGAGCGTTCCGAGCGTCTATCACGAAGCGGCTGAAATGGATGGTGCAAACGGATGGAATCGCTTCCGGCATATCACCTTGCCTTGTATGACGCCGATCATCTTTTACAACCTGTTGCTGAGCTTGATCGCCAATCTCCAAGTCGTTACGCCAGCCCTTGCTTTGACCAATGGCGGTCCCGGCAACTCTTCCCGATTCATGACTTATCTGATGTATGATCAGGCTTTCGTCAATTACAAGCTAGGCTATGCCTGCGCGACGACCTTTATTATTTTCGCTATTCTCGCCGCTTTTACTGCTGTTTTGTTCAAGACGTCGAAACGGTGGATCTTTTCCGAAGGAGATGACGATAAATGA